One Massilia sp. 9096 genomic window carries:
- a CDS encoding divergent PAP2 family protein, whose product MDLTYLLTPLLTWLVVGPIKFLINSARQRRWAFNLVGNGGFPSNHSATVTSMATLIALREGMGSPAFGVAVTLCFIVMIDANSLRQHVGRQAAAINRLAGRSGAEQGGAGDKPLRERMGHTLVEIGGGIVTGIIMGNLVYHVFVK is encoded by the coding sequence ATGGACCTGACTTATCTGCTGACACCGTTGCTGACCTGGCTGGTGGTCGGCCCGATCAAATTCCTGATCAATAGCGCGCGCCAGCGCCGCTGGGCCTTCAACCTGGTCGGCAACGGTGGCTTCCCGAGCAACCACAGCGCCACCGTGACCAGCATGGCCACGCTGATCGCCCTGCGCGAGGGGATGGGCAGCCCGGCCTTCGGCGTCGCCGTCACGCTGTGCTTCATCGTCATGATCGACGCCAACAGCCTGCGCCAGCACGTCGGCCGCCAGGCCGCGGCGATCAACCGCCTGGCCGGCCGGAGCGGGGCTGAGCAAGGCGGCGCCGGCGACAAGCCGCTGCGCGAACGCATGGGCCACACGCTGGTCGAGATCGGCGGCGGCATCGTCACCGGCATCATCATGGGCAACCTGGTCTACCACGTGTTCGTCAAATAA
- a CDS encoding efflux RND transporter periplasmic adaptor subunit, which yields MLRNTLIILAIASTLSACGKGPKDPAAEAGKDARNAKTVQLLVQPEDVLTVQSNALASGPVITGSIQPERRADLRAEISAVVLQVLKENGEPVKKGDVLVKLDPTSIRDSLQSVDDAMRASTQALDQSQRAFDRLKTLRAEGMVSAQALDDAEVKRNNAQSDVSAARARVVAARQQVDRTVVRAPFDGIVSDRKVSNGDTAAIGKELLKVIDPASMRFEGAVSADKVSVVKVGQPVLFRVNGYGEQQFQGVVRRVDASANDVTRQVEVLVGFAGSNQPHVSGLYAEGHIDSETSDALTLPESAMVRNGDKTYVWKVKGNTLAKADLAVGTRDPRSGNYQITGGLASGDIVLRHPNSSLKDGQKVELAGTARVATK from the coding sequence ATGCTGCGCAATACTCTTATCATCCTTGCCATTGCCTCGACGCTGAGCGCTTGTGGCAAGGGGCCCAAGGATCCCGCCGCCGAGGCCGGCAAGGACGCCAGGAACGCCAAGACCGTCCAGCTGCTGGTCCAACCGGAAGACGTGCTGACGGTACAGAGCAATGCGCTGGCGTCCGGCCCGGTGATTACCGGTTCGATCCAGCCCGAGCGCCGCGCCGACCTGCGCGCGGAGATCTCGGCCGTCGTGCTGCAGGTGCTCAAGGAAAACGGCGAGCCGGTCAAGAAAGGCGACGTGCTGGTCAAGCTCGACCCGACCTCGATCCGCGACAGCCTGCAATCGGTCGACGACGCCATGCGCGCCTCGACCCAGGCGCTGGACCAGTCGCAGCGCGCATTCGACCGCCTGAAAACCCTGCGCGCCGAGGGCATGGTCTCGGCCCAGGCGCTGGACGACGCCGAAGTCAAGCGCAACAACGCCCAGAGCGACGTCTCGGCCGCGCGCGCGCGCGTGGTGGCGGCGCGCCAGCAGGTCGACCGCACCGTGGTGCGCGCGCCGTTCGACGGCATCGTCTCCGACCGCAAGGTCTCGAACGGCGACACCGCCGCCATCGGCAAGGAACTGCTGAAAGTGATCGACCCGGCCAGCATGCGCTTCGAAGGCGCGGTCTCGGCCGACAAGGTGAGCGTGGTCAAGGTCGGCCAGCCGGTGCTGTTCCGTGTGAACGGCTACGGCGAGCAGCAGTTCCAGGGCGTGGTGCGCCGCGTCGACGCCTCGGCCAACGACGTCACGCGCCAGGTCGAGGTGCTGGTCGGCTTTGCCGGCAGCAACCAGCCGCACGTGTCCGGCCTGTACGCCGAAGGCCACATCGATTCGGAAACCTCGGACGCGCTGACCCTGCCGGAATCCGCCATGGTGCGCAACGGCGACAAGACCTATGTCTGGAAGGTCAAGGGCAACACCCTGGCCAAGGCCGACCTGGCGGTGGGCACGCGCGACCCGCGCAGCGGCAACTACCAGATCACCGGCGGCCTGGCCTCCGGCGACATCGTGCTGCGCCACCCGAATTCGAGCCTGAAGGATGGCCAGAAGGTCGAACTGGCGGGCACCGCGCGCGTGGCCACTAAATAA
- a CDS encoding DUF475 domain-containing protein, with amino-acid sequence MQHFKLSFVVTAVLLALAAWWGFGHGGSAGLLRSLWIAAVLGVLEVSLSFDNAVVNASVLRHWNAFWQRLFLTVGIVVAVFGMRLLFPLLIVAVATGLGLVDVWHMAINTPEVYARNLTAKHAEVAAFGGAFLLLVFLNFLFDDEKELHWLGWIEEKVGDIGNEGFAILLTLLAVFGCMHLMPEARKLPVLIAGVVGVIVYVAVNWFSGLLEDKEEEGAGGVGKLVSQGSIGGFIYLEVLDASFSFDGVIGAFAITNDVVTIMLGLAIGAMFVRSLTVFLVHKGTLQEFVFLEHGAHYAIGILALIMFASVEYEIPEWFTGLSGVAFILVSLWSSIRHRRRNAPELSTTTHS; translated from the coding sequence ATGCAGCATTTCAAGTTGTCGTTCGTGGTCACGGCCGTCCTGCTGGCGCTGGCTGCCTGGTGGGGGTTCGGGCACGGCGGCAGCGCCGGCCTGCTGCGGAGCCTGTGGATCGCGGCGGTGCTCGGGGTGCTCGAAGTTTCGTTGTCTTTCGATAACGCGGTCGTCAACGCTTCCGTGCTGCGCCACTGGAACGCGTTCTGGCAGCGCCTGTTCCTCACGGTCGGCATCGTGGTGGCGGTGTTCGGCATGCGCCTGCTGTTTCCGCTGCTGATCGTGGCGGTGGCCACCGGCCTGGGCCTGGTCGACGTCTGGCACATGGCGATCAATACCCCCGAGGTGTACGCCCGCAACCTGACCGCCAAGCACGCCGAGGTGGCGGCCTTCGGCGGCGCCTTCCTGCTGCTGGTGTTCCTGAACTTCCTGTTCGACGACGAAAAGGAACTGCACTGGCTGGGCTGGATCGAGGAAAAGGTCGGCGACATCGGCAACGAAGGCTTCGCCATCCTGCTGACCCTGCTCGCCGTATTCGGCTGCATGCACCTGATGCCCGAGGCGCGCAAGCTGCCGGTGCTGATCGCCGGCGTGGTCGGCGTGATCGTCTACGTCGCCGTCAACTGGTTCAGCGGCCTGCTCGAAGACAAGGAAGAGGAAGGCGCGGGCGGCGTCGGCAAGCTGGTGTCGCAGGGCAGTATCGGCGGCTTCATCTACCTGGAAGTGCTGGACGCCTCGTTCAGCTTCGACGGCGTGATCGGGGCGTTTGCCATCACCAACGACGTCGTGACCATCATGCTCGGCCTGGCGATCGGCGCGATGTTCGTGCGCTCGCTGACCGTATTCCTGGTCCACAAGGGCACGCTGCAGGAATTCGTCTTCCTCGAGCATGGCGCCCACTACGCGATCGGCATCCTGGCGCTGATCATGTTCGCCAGCGTCGAATACGAGATTCCCGAATGGTTCACCGGCCTGTCCGGCGTCGCCTTCATCCTGGTATCGCTGTGGTCGTCGATCCGCCATCGCCGCCGCAACGCGCCCGAACTGTCCACCACCACCCACTCCTGA